Below is a genomic region from Rosa chinensis cultivar Old Blush chromosome 5, RchiOBHm-V2, whole genome shotgun sequence.
ATGGTGAGAGCACCCTGAAGCTGATCCAAGCTTCCCAAATCCCCCAACTTGAATGCTTCATCATCTTCACTGCCATAAACAGGGCACATGTCTAGTGTTTGCAAGCTTGTTAATCTGCCAATCCCTTTTGGCAAGTACTTCAGCTGATCACAAAACTGAATGTAAAGATGTCTCAGGCTAATCAGCTTTCCCATGCTCTTAGGGAGTTCTTTAAGTGCCCTGCAGCGCAGAAGGCGCAAGGTTTGCAGATTGAATAAATTACCTAAAGTGGTGGGTAATTTCTTCAAAGAACGATTAAAAGACAAGTCAAGATACCTCAAATGTAGCAAATCACCAATGTTCTCTGGAAGCTCTTGGAGGCCATTGTGACACAAATTTAATGTTCTTAGACATCTCAGTTCTGAAATTAACTTCGAGTCTATGGCAgaaattttgcaattaaaagtTGTGAGAGTACGCAGATTCTTGTAATTCTGAGATGGCATAGAAGATGGGAACTCAGGTGCAGACATTAAGGTGAAATGGCGCAACTTATTACTCACTAGTGGCTCTGTTTTGTCGCTAGCACCAGATAACTCCATAATGACACACTCTTTCTCAGTGAGGGACTGCACAAAGTCATGAACAATATCATGCATTTTGCAGCGCATAGTAAGCTTGTCAAATTCATCATCCACAAGATCTTGGAAGAAAGAGCGCATTACTAAGTTATCAAAAAAGATCTGACCAACgacttctttttcatggttCCCTCTTGAATGAAGATAGTCTTGTGACATCCAGAGCTCAATCAAGATATTTTTGTCGAACACATAATCTTTTGGAAAAGTAGCACAGTATAACAGACAACGTCTGACAGCAGGGGCCAAATCATGATAACTGAGAAAAAGTGGTTGAAAAACTTGTTGCTCAAACCCTTCTATATCCCAAATCTTACAGTCCAAAACATCTTGCCACTCTTTCATCGTCTTCCTATAGCGCATGAGGCTCGCCAAAGTCTTTGCAGCAAGTGGCAAACCCTTACATTTTTTCACAATTCCCTCACCAATAGCTCGGAAGACAGTAGACACATCCTCTTTCCTATCAAGAAACGCAATGTGATTGAACAATGACAAGCAATTTTGCATACTCAACTGGTTCAAGTGCATCATTTGAGGGGTTGCTCCCATCATAATAGCGACCTCCTCTTTTCTTGTGGTCACAATTATTCTACTACCTTTACCACAATTCTTCATTAAAGGTAACTCTAACTGTTCCCACTTTGTATGATTTTGGGTCCATACATCATCTAGGACAAGGAGAAACTTTTTCCCCTCAATGGATTTAGACATGCATTGCAAGACAGCTTCTAACTCATCTGAATTTGAAACACCATTACCATCAGTAATGGCTTTGGCAATCTTGATCTCATCAAAAGGGTCGGAGACACAAACCCATATTCTCATCTCAAAATGGGATTTAACATTTTCATCATTATACACTAGTTGGGTAAGAGTTGTCTTACCAACTCCTCCCATGCCTATGATAGGGATGACAAGGAGCGCCCTCTCTTCTTGACTATTCTCACTCAACAATCTGCTTATCAAAATATCTTTTTCATTGTCACGACCAAAAACTTTGGATATATCAACAAAAGATGAACTCTTGTTTCGCTCAGGTTGTTCCGCGCTTCTTTCTATGGATTGCAAGTTATATGCTTGCCTTTGATTAGCAATGACAGTTAGCTTATCATTCAGATCTTTTATGATGAGTGCAATATCACGACGAAGACTTACCCTACTGACTtgaccaaaacaaaagcaatggGAGGGTATAGAGATCCATACCTTCTTCTTGGTAACAAGAGCAGTTTCATTGTGTGTTTCTTGATtctcaactttttgtctcaaaaTTTCAGTGTTCCACTCATCCAGCACGTCATCCATCTTAAAGGACACTTCCTTGAGCTTATCCAGCCAATTCCTCACGCTTGCATCCTTGACTTGCTTCTGCTCTGCATCCTCAAGCACAGCTTGAATTGCTTCAAGATTTCCAGTGAATtcttcaacttctttctcaacatCCAAAACCAGTCTCACCTTTTTTTCTGTGAGTTGAATAGTTACAGAAGCCAATTTCTCTAGAAGCATCAAAATGAGTGCCTCAGCCATTGTATGTATTAGAAACTGGATCTCACATATGCAATGACGTTCGCCCCATTGACCAGCTCAATGTTAGGGGTTTGGCTCTAACTACTGGGAATCTCAGAGAGGAGTAGAGAGAAAATTGCAAAGCAAATGAAAGACTAAAGAAAATTGTATTTTCTTCGAATGACTTGAGCTACAGGATAATATTAGCGTAACCAGTGCAACGAGATGGTAGAGGACCGACCCAAACGACAATGAACACAAAAGTGAAACGGTGCGTTTCCGCGGTACAAGAAAAAGTAGGGAATTAAAATATTGTGACAAATACTCATTTCCCGGTCAACAGTAGATGGGATATTGACTTTCAAACAGTCCTCCCGGCTTAAAAAAGAACTTGACCTCAAGTTCAGGAGTGGGGCAGCAGTGCTCTTTATCAGGGTCAAAACGAGGGAATCTCATTAGTATATGCTCAGCATCTTCCCATGTAGACTCTTCCGGAGAGGTCCCAAGCCATTGAACTAGCCACTGAGTGCCAGCAACCCCCTTCTTTTTGAAAACTCTTCTGTCCAGTACTGCCATCGGCTCCCACTTAGGATTAGCAGAATCACTCACATGAGGCAACAGTGCTTCTACTGTAGCATTATCTCCCAATTTCTTTTTAAGCAAAGAAACATGAAAGACGTTGTGAATTCTTGCATATGGAGGAAGCTTCAATATGTAGGCAACCGTCCCGATTCTTTCCAGAACCTCAAATGGTCCGTAGTACCATTGGGATAGTTTATGGAACTCATCTTTGCGTACAGAGAGTTGTCTGTAAGGCTGGAGCTTGAGATAGACTTGATCACCCACTTCAAACTTCCTTTCAGTATGCTTTTTGTCATAAAAACCTTTCATTCTGGACTGAGCCACTTGAAGATTCCGCTAGCTTAAGTGCAGCTAGAAGTGTATCCCTGCTTCTGAGTTGTTGATCCACAGCAGCAACTGATGTTGAACCCGGTAGATAGGGTATCACTGAGGGTGGTGGATAGCCATAGAGTGCCTGAAAAGGAGTCATCTGGATTGCAGAATGATAAGCTGAGTTGTACCACCACTCAGCCCAAGGTAAAGCTTGCACCCAACTAGTTGGTTTTTCACTGGCCATACATCTTAAGTATTATTCCAAGGTCCGATTTAAATTCTCAGTTTGGCCATCACTCTGTGGATGATAGGCTAATGATTTATCTAGCTTTGTCCCTTGCAGCTTAAAAAAAGACTCCCAGAACAAATTGAGGAACACTGGGTCTCTGTCTGAAATTATGTGTTCAGGCATGCCATGCAATCTAAAGATTTCCTGAACAAACAACTTAGCCACAGAAGCAGCAGTGTACGGATGTGACATGGGAATAAAGTGACCAAATTTGGTTAACCTGTCCACGACCACCCACATGACAGTCTTCCCTTCCGATTTAGGCAAGCCATCAATAAAATTCATGGAAATTTCGGACCAAGCTTTCTCAGGTATAGAGTTTGGCTGCAGCAGGCCTGGAGGTCTCACAGTTTCATAGTGATTAATTTGACAAATTTGGCAATCTGCTATGAACTTCTTGATATCACGTAGCATGTTAGGCCATGCAAAAGATCTATTGATCCGCTTGTAAGTTCGTAACCGCCCAGCATGCCCCCAATATAACCATCATGTAACTCACTCATGATCTTTTTCCTCCAGTCATTGctttgtgggacaaaaattaTAGTTATGTTGTAGTGTTTACTAACTTGTAGTGTTTGGGAGCACTCGAGTTATGTTGCAGCTCATGTATCACATGAGAAGCTTCAAGATCTAGTAAACAAGCTTGTCTCATTTCTTCCACAAAGTGATGTACCGGTTGTGAAAGCCTAGTTAACACTGATAATTCAGACTTCCTGGATAAGGCATCGGGGACGACATTATATTTGCCAGCTTTGTAATGGATTGAGTAATCATACCCCATAAGTTTCAACAACCATTTCTGTTGTGCCGGTGTAGTAATTCGCTGTTTCAAGAAGTGCTCGATGGTCCGGTGGTCCGTATAGATCTTAAAGTGGTGTCCTAAGAGGTAGGGTCTCCAATGTTCCACCGCAAAAATCACTGCAAGCATCTCTTTATCATAGACCGGTAATGTGGAGTGTTTGGGACCTAGAGCCTTGCTTAGGAAGGCAATGGGATGGCCTGCTTGAGATAGGACAGCTCCAATTCCTTTTTCTGACGCATCACACTCAACTATGAACTCTTGGGTGAAATCAGGAATAGCTAACACCGGGGTGGATATCATGGCTTCCTTGAGAGCTTCAAATGCCCTTTCCGATTCTTCACTCCATGTGAATCCACCCTTTTTAAGCATATCAGTCAAGGGCTTGGCTATTATACCAAAGTGTAGCACATATTTTCTATAATAACCAGCCAACCCTAAAAAACCTCTCAACCCCTTCAAGGTTTTAGGTTTAGGCCAAGTTTTAATGCTCTCAATCTTAGCTGGATCCACAGCTACCCCTTGTGCACTGATGATATGGCCTAGGTACTCCACCTGTGGTACTCCAAAGCGGCATTTGCTCTCTTTAACCTTTAAGGAGTGCTGTTGTAGCCTTTTGAAAACCAATTTTAGATGAGACAAATGTTCCTCCAAGGTAGCACTATAGATAAGAATGTCATCAAAAAACACCAGCACAAATTTTCTCAAGTAATctctcaaaatatcattcatgaCCGATTGGAATGTGGATGGAGCATTTGTCAATCCGAAGGGCATTACCAGGAATTCATAGTGCCTTGAATGTGTTCGAAATGCCGTTTTGCCTATGTCTTGCTCCTGCATTCTGATTTGGTGATATCCAGACAGTAAATCCAACTTGGTGTATATAGTGGCTCCATGAACTTCATCAATCAGCTCATCAACCACAGGTATAGGGTACTTGTCTTTAACCGTGGCTGAGTTCAACGATCTATAATCCACACACATCCTCCATGTCCCATCTTTCTTTTTAACTAACAGCACTGGTGAAGAAAATGGGGAGACACTTGGTCGAATAATCCCATTGGCAAGCATTTCATGAACAATTTTTTCAATCTCAGATTTCTGGAAGTGGGGGTACCTGTAGGGTCTGACGCTAACAGCTGGAGTATTAGGGACTAACTCTATTCGATGATCATTTGCTCTTGCTGGTGGTAAAGTTGTGGGGGGCTGAAAGAGCGTGGCATATTGTTCCATCAAGCGTTGGATTTCCGGATGTACACCCTCAGTAGTCCTAGCCACAGATACAGGACACAATTGAACCATGACTGcttctttctctttccttaataACCTGGTCATTGCTTTGCAACTGACCACATCAGCATGTGCCTTAGTCTGCCCTTGCAACACATACTTGGTTTGGTTACTATGAAATTGCATTTTCATAGTTTCAAAATTCCAAGTTATGTCATCTAAAGTTCTGAGCCACGTGGCCCCTAAGACCACTTCACAACCTGAAACAGGCAAAACATAGAAATCAGCtgaaaataagaaattttgtaCTTGCATTTCTACTCTCACCTGCCCCCTAGTATGCATTATGGCCCCACTGGCCAGCCGGACCTTCAAAGGTGTAATGTTAGTGGCCTTGGTTCTCAAATTCTTGAGCACATTGGGATGGATAAAATTGTGAGAAGCACCCGTGTCAATAAGAACATGTACAGTCCTATTGTTGCATGTGCCCTTCAACTGCATTGTATCCGAATTACCATCCTCCCCTAGAACTTGCAATTGGACTTCAGTTTCCTCCTGCTCATCATTGTATTGATTATCACCATTGGTTTCGGGCATAGTAGGCCCTGGAATGTCAATTTCCTCCTGCATCACCTCAATGATCATTGCTTGACCTTTCCGGCAGTTGTGGCCTGGCTTAAATGTCTCTTCACAAAAAAAACATTGATTGCGCGCTCTCCTCTCTTGGTATTCTGCTTGAGATAACCTCTTTCCTCCACTAGTGTTGGTGTGAGTTGCAGTCCGGGTTGTGGCTTCTGTAACTCGTGACATAGGTCCTTGAGGTCTGGTGATTTGTGTAGTCCCAATAGGTGTAAAAGCTCTATTTGAGGAACTGAAATTTGGATGAACTCCAGATGTACTCCTGAGTCCCCTCGTAGTCTAGTTCTAATTCTTACTATgggcttctctttctctgaaAATCTTGGCTAACTCACAGGCTTCATACAACGATTTAGGTTTCTGGGCTTTAACATCAGCTCTGATTTCACTTTTCAGTCCTCCAAGGAAACAAGACAATAGTACCTGAGGTGAAAAACCTGGTGCTCTTCTTGATAGCTTAGTAAACTCCTCTTTATATTGTTCCACAGTTCCAGTTTGATTCATCCTTGCCAAAGTAGCTTGGTAATCAATGATGTTGTGGCTGCTGAATTCCCTCATCAACAAATCAGCCAAACCTGGCCAAGTGGGTGGAAATTCATGTTGAAACATGTACCACCGGTCCGAGGCTTTGTCATCCAAGTGCATAGTGGCTATGGCAAGTTTCCTATCCTCTGGTATCTGGTAGAAAGCAAAAAACTGTTCCGCCTTATTAAGCCACCCAACCGGGTCCCCTCCACTAAAAGTGTTGAATTCGAGCCTCATTTGCTTCATGGTGGGTAAATTAGGATCATGATGGGGTGACCACATCTGTTGATAATAATGTGGCGGTGTGTGGATGTGCATCATGGCTGGGTAGCTCAAACTAGGGTGTGAGCTAGGCTATGGTTGTGAATAGACCGAATAGGCAGGAAGTGAAGTATCAATTGTAGCTTGGGATGCACCCAGCTGATTAACAAATGTGGGTACAGCAAAAGGTGAAGTAGCCTGCACTGATGAATGTGGACATGGCCCTGAATAATTCATGACAAAAGGATCTGTGGTGCTCATATGTGATGTGGGAGCATAACCAAAAGCATGGAAACCAGGGTATGGGTGTTGAAATGGACCCGTAACAAAATTGAATGGTTGGGACCCAAAGTTGGTGTGTTGAaaacaaggttctaaaaatcgggcTAGGCGGCCTCCTAGGCGCTGGGCGCCTCCATACAGTTCGGATTTTAGGCTAATCGATCGAGCTGGGCGCCAGGCTGAAAGTCGGCCGCCTAGTCGGGCTAGGCGGTCTGGGCGGGTCGTCCTGGGTGCTGTGCGATTAGGCGCtactgcctttttttttttttcttaaactcAAATGGGGTAAAACATCATTCGaactcaaagtctcaaacaTCATTCTGGGTTGAAATCGTTGAATTGCAGAATTGGTAAGTTGAATTTATGGGTTTATTTCTTTCTAGCTTGCTGCACAGTTGTAGGAACGGATCTGGACAAAAACAATAAGGATATGCTCCTCTGGTAGAATCAAAATCGGAGAGCGGATCTTACCGGGACTCATGGGA
It encodes:
- the LOC112201782 gene encoding putative disease resistance protein RGA3 isoform X2 — protein: MAEALILMLLEKLASVTIQLTEKKVRLVLDVEKEVEEFTGNLEAIQAVLEDAEQKQVKDASVRNWLDKLKEVSFKMDDVLDEWNTEILRQKVENQETHNETALVTKKKVWISIPSHCFCFGQVSRVSLRRDIALIIKDLNDKLTVIANQRQAYNLQSIERSAEQPERNKSSSFVDISKVFGRDNEKDILISRLLSENSQEERALLVIPIIGMGGVGKTTLTQLVYNDENVKSHFEMRIWVCVSDPFDEIKIAKAITDGNGVSNSDELEAVLQCMSKSIEGKKFLLVLDDVWTQNHTKWEQLELPLMKNCGKGSRIIVTTRKEEVAIMMGATPQMMHLNQLSMQNCLSLFNHIAFLDRKEDVSTVFRAIGEGIVKKCKGLPLAAKTLASLMRYRKTMKEWQDVLDCKIWDIEGFEQQVFQPLFLSYHDLAPAVRRCLLYCATFPKDYVFDKNILIELWMSQDYLHSRGNHEKEVVGQIFFDNLVMRSFFQDLVDDEFDKLTMRCKMHDIVHDFVQSLTEKECVIMELSGASDKTEPLVSNKLRHFTLMSAPEFPSSMPSQNYKNLRTLTTFNCKISAIDSKLISELRCLRTLNLCHNGLQELPENIGDLLHLRALKELPKSMGKLISLRHLYIQFCDQLKYLPKGIGRLTSLQTLDMCPVYGSEDDEAFKLGDLGSLDQLQGALTIKVLGDWKHANEAENARLWNKKQLFYLGVDTSDDNMSRKSNVKILNLLRPHQDLNSLEISVYNGTTWPHWIMSLYNLRVLSLDSCECEFLPPLGKLPFLEKLSVSYMARLKKVGVEFLGIEEAQTSMKSSKRTVLFPKLKQLLFWRLVELEEWNGMEGWKEEDSDITIMPCLSSLRIMDCSNLRLLPDFLQRSQLQSLEIIGSWILARCCEEGRGREWPKISHIRNIKVEYH
- the LOC112201782 gene encoding putative disease resistance protein RGA3 isoform X3, translating into MKLLLLPRRRQAYNLQSIERSAEQPERNKSSSFVDISKVFGRDNEKDILISRLLSENSQEERALLVIPIIGMGGVGKTTLTQLVYNDENVKSHFEMRIWVCVSDPFDEIKIAKAITDGNGVSNSDELEAVLQCMSKSIEGKKFLLVLDDVWTQNHTKWEQLELPLMKNCGKGSRIIVTTRKEEVAIMMGATPQMMHLNQLSMQNCLSLFNHIAFLDRKEDVSTVFRAIGEGIVKKCKGLPLAAKTLASLMRYRKTMKEWQDVLDCKIWDIEGFEQQVFQPLFLSYHDLAPAVRRCLLYCATFPKDYVFDKNILIELWMSQDYLHSRGNHEKEVVGQIFFDNLVMRSFFQDLVDDEFDKLTMRCKMHDIVHDFVQSLTEKECVIMELSGASDKTEPLVSNKLRHFTLMSAPEFPSSMPSQNYKNLRTLTTFNCKISAIDSKLISELRCLRTLNLCHNGLQELPENIGDLLHLRYLDLSFNRSLKKLPTTLGNLFNLQTLRLLRCRALKELPKSMGKLISLRHLYIQFCDQLKYLPKGIGRLTSLQTLDMCPVYGSEDDEAFKLGDLGSLDQLQGALTIKVLGDWKHANEAENARLWNKKQLFYLGVDTSDDNMSRKSNVKILNLLRPHQDLNSLEISVYNGTTWPHWIMSLYNLRVLSLDSCECEFLPPLGKLPFLEKLSVSYMARLKKVGVEFLGIEEAQTSMKSSKRTVLFPKLKQLLFWRLVELEEWNGMEGWKEEDSDITIMPCLSSLRIMDCSNLRLLPDFLQRSQLQSLEIIGSWILARCCEEGRGREWPKISHIRNIKVEYH
- the LOC112201782 gene encoding putative disease resistance protein RGA3 isoform X1, yielding MAEALILMLLEKLASVTIQLTEKKVRLVLDVEKEVEEFTGNLEAIQAVLEDAEQKQVKDASVRNWLDKLKEVSFKMDDVLDEWNTEILRQKVENQETHNETALVTKKKVWISIPSHCFCFGQVSRVSLRRDIALIIKDLNDKLTVIANQRQAYNLQSIERSAEQPERNKSSSFVDISKVFGRDNEKDILISRLLSENSQEERALLVIPIIGMGGVGKTTLTQLVYNDENVKSHFEMRIWVCVSDPFDEIKIAKAITDGNGVSNSDELEAVLQCMSKSIEGKKFLLVLDDVWTQNHTKWEQLELPLMKNCGKGSRIIVTTRKEEVAIMMGATPQMMHLNQLSMQNCLSLFNHIAFLDRKEDVSTVFRAIGEGIVKKCKGLPLAAKTLASLMRYRKTMKEWQDVLDCKIWDIEGFEQQVFQPLFLSYHDLAPAVRRCLLYCATFPKDYVFDKNILIELWMSQDYLHSRGNHEKEVVGQIFFDNLVMRSFFQDLVDDEFDKLTMRCKMHDIVHDFVQSLTEKECVIMELSGASDKTEPLVSNKLRHFTLMSAPEFPSSMPSQNYKNLRTLTTFNCKISAIDSKLISELRCLRTLNLCHNGLQELPENIGDLLHLRYLDLSFNRSLKKLPTTLGNLFNLQTLRLLRCRALKELPKSMGKLISLRHLYIQFCDQLKYLPKGIGRLTSLQTLDMCPVYGSEDDEAFKLGDLGSLDQLQGALTIKVLGDWKHANEAENARLWNKKQLFYLGVDTSDDNMSRKSNVKILNLLRPHQDLNSLEISVYNGTTWPHWIMSLYNLRVLSLDSCECEFLPPLGKLPFLEKLSVSYMARLKKVGVEFLGIEEAQTSMKSSKRTVLFPKLKQLLFWRLVELEEWNGMEGWKEEDSDITIMPCLSSLRIMDCSNLRLLPDFLQRSQLQSLEIIGSWILARCCEEGRGREWPKISHIRNIKVEYH